One genomic segment of Priestia megaterium includes these proteins:
- a CDS encoding Ger(x)C family spore germination protein: protein MKRKGFFLLLMILITVLLSSCWSKKELTDLAIVAAMGVDKTKDGRYHLTLQIINPGNVAGGMVGGGGTQSPPITIYSASGDNLVEASRRASGRISRRLYYAHANLVVVGEKLAKEEGINTLMDAFDRDPEFRNTSTLVIANHSSAADLVKTLTPVDKIPANKVLKTLEFTERKWGENVKTSLQDVMKSLESPGRETVVSGFRLVGNPQQAQKLDNLQESAPEATLGASGIAVLKQGKLVDWLYGEPARGTVWILDKIQGTDINIDWEGKKEAIAYQTVRQKTSVSAQVKNAQPHISVHTRVEGDLGEMEVPVDITNPKVITKIEQSVRKEIRKELKTAIERAQKNKTDILGFGEVVHRTRPNQFKKLKKEWNDVYFPKLDVDITVEAYVRRAGLRNKSFLSGIKENQK from the coding sequence ATGAAGCGTAAAGGTTTTTTTCTTTTGTTAATGATACTCATTACAGTCTTGCTCTCGAGTTGTTGGAGTAAAAAAGAGTTAACCGACCTTGCCATCGTGGCAGCTATGGGCGTGGATAAAACAAAAGATGGCAGATATCACTTAACGCTCCAAATTATTAATCCAGGGAATGTGGCAGGAGGTATGGTAGGCGGAGGCGGTACCCAGAGCCCTCCTATTACCATTTACTCGGCTTCAGGAGACAATCTAGTCGAAGCAAGTAGACGGGCTTCGGGCAGAATTTCTCGAAGATTGTATTATGCTCATGCAAACTTGGTCGTGGTTGGGGAAAAGTTGGCCAAAGAAGAAGGAATTAATACATTAATGGATGCGTTTGATCGAGATCCAGAATTTCGAAATACTTCCACCCTTGTGATTGCCAACCATTCGTCCGCAGCTGACCTTGTGAAAACGTTAACACCAGTTGACAAGATTCCAGCGAATAAAGTGCTAAAAACCTTAGAATTTACGGAAAGAAAATGGGGAGAGAATGTAAAAACATCGCTCCAAGACGTGATGAAGAGCCTTGAATCTCCTGGAAGAGAAACCGTCGTCTCAGGATTTCGGCTAGTTGGGAATCCCCAGCAAGCACAAAAACTAGATAACCTTCAGGAAAGTGCACCCGAAGCAACACTTGGAGCTTCCGGAATTGCTGTCTTAAAACAGGGGAAATTGGTGGATTGGCTGTATGGAGAACCAGCAAGAGGAACGGTATGGATTCTCGACAAAATCCAAGGAACGGATATTAATATTGATTGGGAAGGGAAAAAAGAAGCGATTGCCTATCAAACTGTACGACAAAAAACAAGTGTGTCTGCACAAGTGAAGAATGCTCAACCTCATATTTCTGTTCACACGCGTGTTGAAGGAGATCTCGGTGAAATGGAGGTACCTGTTGATATCACCAATCCAAAGGTCATTACAAAAATCGAACAATCCGTGAGAAAAGAAATTAGAAAAGAGCTAAAGACAGCTATTGAACGTGCGCAAAAAAATAAAACGGATATTTTAGGATTTGGCGAAGTAGTTCATCGTACTAGACCAAATCAATTTAAGAAATTAAAAAAGGAATGGAACGATGTGTACTTTCCGAAGTTAGATGTAGATATTACAGTGGAAGCCTATGTACGTCGCGCTGGCTTACGAAATAAATCGTTTCTTTCAGGGATAAAAGAGAATCAAAAGTAA
- a CDS encoding DUF3885 domain-containing protein, producing MKNHGEKYINHDILHSFLEKHFERLILSPSLFYSWKNSIRFEISNPLIPYYKKEHLEQAFYRSIRLFEAVFGEEDEILLVTDVHSIKKDIFLQKRPLNVYLKYIKNKEKLYQLSHHLLPSVFDEADDQSVTHRFTLSCKKPELKYVQLLKAICYEDFAHPSSILKNNPQSGYDIYFVNLSKEIIFHLYDDRGCDVLASNKKSIKFLYEEYNHWILDYDREEIDLLFK from the coding sequence ATCAAAAACCACGGAGAAAAATATATAAACCATGATATTCTACATTCATTTTTAGAAAAGCATTTTGAAAGACTAATTTTGAGCCCTTCCTTATTTTATTCTTGGAAGAATAGTATTCGATTTGAAATATCAAATCCTTTAATACCTTATTACAAAAAGGAACATTTAGAGCAAGCATTTTATCGTTCAATCAGATTATTTGAAGCAGTATTTGGAGAAGAAGATGAGATTCTTCTTGTTACAGATGTACACTCTATAAAAAAAGATATCTTCCTCCAAAAAAGGCCTTTAAACGTATATTTAAAATACATAAAAAATAAAGAAAAGCTATACCAATTAAGTCATCATCTTTTACCCAGTGTATTTGATGAGGCAGATGATCAATCCGTCACTCATCGATTTACACTTTCTTGTAAGAAACCAGAACTAAAATATGTACAACTCTTAAAAGCTATTTGTTATGAAGACTTTGCTCATCCATCTAGCATACTTAAAAACAACCCACAAAGTGGTTATGATATTTATTTTGTTAATCTTTCTAAAGAAATCATTTTTCATTTGTATGATGATCGAGGTTGTGATGTATTAGCCTCTAACAAAAAATCTATAAAGTTTCTTTATGAAGAATATAATCATTGGATTTTAGATTATGACCGAGAAGAAATTGACCTTTTATTTAAATAA
- a CDS encoding IS3 family transposase codes for MQQNQFNHHRVHGTLGYLSPVEFRKRALKKAV; via the coding sequence TTGCAACAGAACCAGTTTAACCATCATCGTGTTCATGGAACTTTAGGTTATTTAAGTCCAGTTGAGTTCAGAAAACGAGCCCTTAAAAAAGCAGTCTGA
- a CDS encoding DUF4046 domain-containing protein, protein MNREQVIDIYQDVLEKKRKRFPNYFFVGNEGKRYMRYMTCYLLEQRLSIPIHEIPLKVKAGTLWSHRLKPPALLYRWNYYEVIDNAYPGRFKPWQFQQVPDKYWDGEEGKKRAIEAVKYVIEEVLNIPLKEIPIEINIHFFYQHSLGGVFSLFGQSPFQVVDAVYPGVFKPWQFAHVPMNCWKNEEYVREAMVDFLFKQLHFSSYEEAFLKLKGSHFTDFQLTGLFQMAFASRMNNVKEWIKKQLTNIDNELSYVDLD, encoded by the coding sequence GTGAATAGAGAACAAGTCATTGATATTTATCAAGATGTTCTAGAAAAGAAAAGAAAACGTTTTCCTAATTATTTCTTTGTAGGTAATGAAGGGAAAAGATATATGCGCTATATGACATGCTATCTACTTGAGCAACGATTATCGATTCCTATTCACGAGATTCCTCTGAAGGTAAAGGCAGGCACTTTATGGTCTCATCGTCTTAAACCACCTGCTTTGCTTTATAGATGGAATTATTATGAAGTCATTGATAATGCTTATCCAGGAAGATTTAAACCATGGCAGTTCCAACAAGTTCCTGATAAATATTGGGATGGAGAAGAAGGAAAAAAACGAGCTATTGAGGCAGTAAAGTATGTAATAGAGGAAGTACTAAATATCCCTCTTAAAGAGATTCCTATTGAGATTAATATTCACTTTTTTTATCAACATAGCCTAGGAGGTGTCTTTTCCCTTTTCGGCCAATCCCCTTTTCAAGTGGTAGATGCTGTTTATCCCGGTGTCTTTAAGCCTTGGCAATTTGCTCATGTTCCCATGAATTGTTGGAAAAATGAAGAATACGTTCGGGAGGCAATGGTCGATTTTTTATTCAAACAGCTTCATTTCTCTTCTTATGAGGAGGCTTTTCTCAAATTAAAAGGAAGTCATTTCACCGATTTTCAGTTAACTGGTCTCTTTCAAATGGCGTTTGCTTCCAGAATGAACAACGTGAAGGAGTGGATAAAAAAACAACTAACGAATATAGACAATGAATTATCTTATGTGGATCTTGATTAA
- a CDS encoding DinB family protein, protein MKHQTLSLYDYHVWANQRVFECLKELPQDIYHKEIQSVFSSISEVLAHIYATDNTWLGVMSGDSFDEIIKLGKQLREKTKGKSIKEMETMFFYLSERFKAFFDRQGNLDQAIFPEHPNFGRLESNLFELVQHVVNHGTYHRGNITAMLRQLGYPGVMTDYVVYLYAMKTKR, encoded by the coding sequence ATGAAACATCAAACATTATCACTATATGATTATCACGTATGGGCAAATCAAAGAGTTTTTGAGTGCTTAAAAGAACTACCACAAGACATTTACCACAAGGAGATTCAAAGTGTTTTTTCTTCCATCTCAGAGGTGTTGGCGCATATTTACGCTACCGATAACACGTGGTTGGGTGTCATGTCTGGCGACAGTTTTGATGAAATCATAAAACTAGGAAAACAACTGAGGGAGAAAACAAAAGGAAAAAGTATTAAGGAAATGGAGACGATGTTTTTTTACTTATCCGAGCGATTTAAAGCATTTTTCGATCGTCAAGGGAATCTAGATCAAGCAATTTTCCCAGAACATCCTAATTTTGGCCGGTTGGAATCTAACCTTTTCGAATTGGTGCAGCATGTTGTCAATCATGGAACGTATCATCGTGGGAATATAACAGCTATGTTGCGACAGTTAGGATATCCTGGTGTTATGACTGATTATGTTGTTTATTTGTATGCAATGAAGACGAAAAGGTAG
- a CDS encoding GerAB/ArcD/ProY family transporter, translated as MEKAKISASQLFILMVLFELGSALLVPLAIDAKQDAWLAILLGMVFSFVLLLVYHRLYTYYPNLLLTEYMQRILGKVLGTALAFVYILYFMYDASRVLRDFGEVLLTFAYPDTPLFIANALLMLVIIYTIRKGIEVIARSGELLFIFMYVLAVAGFILIVSSGLIEIKNLQPILEEGLFPVLKVVFTQTLYFPFTEVIVFTMILPYLDNPKKAKVTMLCATGLSGINLIITMLINVCVLGVDLTARSQYPLLSTIESIQVANFLERLDVFFMLALIITIFFKICVLFYAAVVGTASLFKVKSPSRLSYPLGLIILFLSITIASNLQEHNHEGLKVAMFVIHIPLLGIVPPFLLLVAFFKNRKKQRDNTFN; from the coding sequence ATGGAGAAAGCAAAAATTAGTGCCAGTCAGCTCTTTATTTTAATGGTCCTGTTTGAACTGGGTAGTGCTTTATTGGTGCCTCTTGCGATAGATGCAAAACAAGACGCTTGGCTTGCGATTCTGCTTGGAATGGTATTCAGTTTCGTTCTATTATTAGTCTATCATAGGCTTTATACCTATTATCCCAACCTCTTGCTTACAGAATATATGCAAAGGATTCTAGGGAAAGTACTTGGAACCGCACTAGCCTTTGTTTATATTCTTTATTTTATGTACGATGCTTCAAGGGTTCTACGCGATTTCGGTGAGGTGCTGTTAACTTTTGCCTATCCTGACACACCTTTATTCATCGCGAATGCATTATTAATGCTTGTCATTATTTATACCATTAGAAAAGGAATTGAGGTCATAGCTCGATCAGGAGAACTGCTTTTTATTTTTATGTATGTCCTTGCGGTTGCTGGTTTTATCTTAATTGTATCTTCTGGATTAATCGAGATTAAAAATTTACAGCCTATTTTGGAAGAAGGCTTATTCCCTGTCCTAAAAGTGGTATTTACTCAAACTTTGTATTTTCCATTTACAGAAGTCATTGTATTTACGATGATCTTACCCTATTTAGACAATCCCAAGAAAGCAAAGGTAACTATGTTATGCGCAACTGGATTAAGTGGAATCAATTTAATTATTACCATGCTCATTAATGTCTGTGTACTGGGTGTTGATTTAACTGCACGTTCACAATACCCACTCCTTAGCACAATTGAGAGCATCCAAGTAGCTAATTTTTTAGAACGTCTTGATGTATTTTTTATGCTTGCCTTAATCATCACTATCTTCTTTAAAATCTGTGTATTATTTTACGCAGCTGTCGTAGGAACTGCTAGTTTATTTAAGGTTAAATCACCTTCACGGTTATCATATCCTTTGGGGTTAATCATTCTCTTTTTATCTATTACCATTGCGAGTAATCTTCAAGAGCATAACCATGAAGGACTCAAAGTCGCAATGTTTGTTATACATATCCCTCTTCTTGGAATTGTTCCTCCTTTTCTTCTTCTTGTAGCTTTCTTTAAAAATAGGAAGAAGCAGAGGGATAACACATTTAACTAA
- a CDS encoding GNAT family N-acetyltransferase yields MENSIRYISDHPENFKQLLILYESLGWNSLGLTVNDLKQMCNQSWYAIYAFDKQQLVGMGRVISDGVVTGIICGVGVLPKYQSKGIGKEMLNRIIQHCEQNRVIPQLMCVENLESYYESLGFKKYSIGMTRNIKR; encoded by the coding sequence ATGGAAAACAGTATACGTTATATAAGTGATCACCCTGAAAATTTTAAGCAATTACTGATCTTATACGAATCTTTAGGATGGAATTCACTTGGATTAACAGTTAATGATTTAAAACAAATGTGCAATCAAAGTTGGTATGCAATATATGCTTTTGATAAACAACAATTGGTGGGTATGGGACGTGTGATATCGGATGGCGTGGTTACTGGAATTATCTGCGGAGTCGGTGTGCTACCAAAATATCAATCTAAGGGTATCGGCAAAGAAATGTTGAACCGAATCATTCAACATTGTGAGCAAAATCGAGTTATTCCTCAACTTATGTGTGTAGAAAATTTGGAATCCTATTATGAATCTTTAGGATTTAAGAAATACTCAATTGGAATGACAAGAAATATAAAACGATAA
- a CDS encoding alpha/beta fold hydrolase, whose protein sequence is MNIFMTGGTGYIGRHLIAELASQHQIYALVRQKNRLLTIINQLAPDQQNNIVPVIGDLTQPRLGLSDDSYKQLLATDLIIHAGGPMNIELNLSEAEQSFLAPAKSLARLAQDIHAAKELKHFIHVAGFMSPYHEQNALLDLDHLLDNQPPYEKMKFLADSYIRKSLHNMSIPLSTVNPSVIVGDSFSGKTEQIGGLSILVDAVRRNLMPLVPGGDDYWLPMVHIDHVASFISKLANTEGLSSNTYYLLDSKQESPSIRTFIKLMARELQTTKPLGTIPLPLLKTVLRMGAGKMLGIPKESMSFLVKSEFPVYSKLEIEQRNGRNSFVVPSTLPFIISDLDYRLNHLGLNQNEQKDFSQRRRANLVSLEKDRNETPIIFLHGTFSNADALLPLSQFLSSLNTWFVDLPGFGRTPYHHNPSVLEGYVESISTMITELNRPVILVGHSFGGLIAAQVMERLPSLIKQLILLQPVLHPIQPKYRFRRITSFVLKYMEPARLEKELLQANSFRTSSQLLSNYAHSMVRDLKSPRIRKTNATVMSCLTISKSIQLNPETWDKRKIKILWGALDKDHHVPKQFEHLDITRIQYGHQFPVESPELTAQWISQAVTV, encoded by the coding sequence ATGAATATCTTCATGACCGGCGGAACTGGTTATATTGGACGTCATTTAATCGCTGAGTTAGCTTCTCAGCATCAGATTTATGCACTTGTACGTCAAAAAAATCGTCTTCTTACCATCATCAATCAACTGGCACCCGATCAACAGAACAACATTGTTCCTGTTATCGGTGATCTAACGCAGCCTCGATTAGGTTTAAGTGATGACAGCTACAAGCAATTACTTGCAACTGATCTAATTATTCATGCAGGAGGTCCAATGAATATTGAGTTGAACCTCAGTGAAGCTGAGCAGTCTTTTCTCGCCCCTGCAAAATCCCTTGCTCGGCTAGCACAGGATATCCACGCTGCAAAAGAATTAAAGCATTTTATCCATGTCGCAGGCTTTATGAGTCCCTATCATGAACAAAATGCATTGTTGGATCTAGATCATTTGCTGGACAATCAACCACCTTATGAAAAAATGAAGTTTTTAGCCGACTCTTATATACGAAAATCTCTTCATAACATGAGCATTCCCTTATCTACTGTTAATCCTAGTGTAATCGTCGGAGACTCCTTCTCAGGGAAAACAGAACAGATTGGAGGCCTTAGTATCTTAGTCGATGCCGTAAGGCGAAATCTTATGCCGCTTGTTCCAGGCGGCGACGATTATTGGTTACCAATGGTTCATATTGATCATGTGGCTTCGTTTATTTCAAAACTTGCTAATACAGAAGGGTTATCAAGCAATACCTACTATCTTTTAGATTCTAAGCAAGAGAGTCCGTCGATCCGAACTTTCATCAAACTCATGGCACGCGAATTGCAGACAACAAAGCCGTTAGGAACTATACCGCTTCCGTTATTGAAAACTGTGCTTAGAATGGGTGCTGGTAAGATGCTTGGTATTCCTAAAGAATCCATGAGTTTTCTTGTTAAGTCGGAATTCCCTGTTTACAGTAAATTAGAAATAGAACAAAGGAACGGCAGAAATTCATTCGTAGTTCCGTCCACGCTCCCTTTTATCATTAGTGATTTAGATTATCGGTTAAATCATTTAGGACTGAATCAAAATGAGCAGAAAGATTTTAGTCAACGAAGAAGGGCTAACTTAGTTTCGCTAGAGAAAGATAGGAATGAAACGCCTATTATTTTTCTTCATGGGACGTTCAGCAATGCCGACGCCCTTTTGCCCCTCTCACAATTTTTAAGCAGTTTAAATACTTGGTTCGTAGATTTACCTGGATTTGGGCGTACCCCTTATCACCATAATCCTTCTGTGCTAGAAGGCTATGTAGAGAGCATTTCCACTATGATCACTGAGTTGAACAGACCCGTTATATTAGTGGGGCATTCATTTGGCGGATTGATTGCGGCTCAAGTGATGGAACGGCTGCCCTCACTGATCAAACAACTCATTTTATTGCAGCCAGTACTGCATCCTATCCAACCTAAATATAGATTTCGACGTATTACAAGTTTCGTTCTAAAATATATGGAGCCTGCCCGTTTGGAAAAAGAGCTACTTCAAGCCAATAGCTTCAGAACATCCAGTCAGTTATTGAGTAATTACGCTCATTCTATGGTCCGTGATTTAAAATCCCCCCGTATACGCAAAACTAACGCTACGGTCATGTCTTGCTTAACTATATCAAAATCCATTCAGTTAAATCCCGAGACATGGGATAAGAGGAAAATTAAGATACTATGGGGAGCTTTGGACAAAGATCATCATGTCCCAAAGCAGTTTGAACACTTGGATATTACACGTATTCAGTACGGTCATCAGTTTCCTGTTGAATCTCCTGAACTAACTGCTCAATGGATTTCTCAAGCTGTAACAGTATAA
- a CDS encoding TetR/AcrR family transcriptional regulator, giving the protein MKKNTLSNKDIALQSAFTLFLTKGFLATSMDDIVARSKVSKTNIYYYFKSKEELLLAIVNQLIAHYEQRINYIVSQTELTVQEKLEAVLHILSDTIEQNNYLGGCPFLTLYTQTPIDAVEIRDRIKSFFEKQLHGVELILAEGIARQELKEELPVKQIAMLIVSSIEGALFLAQASNNQDMIKNLFPTLASMLK; this is encoded by the coding sequence ATGAAAAAAAATACACTTAGTAATAAAGATATTGCTCTGCAATCCGCTTTTACATTGTTTCTTACTAAAGGTTTTCTGGCAACAAGCATGGACGACATAGTCGCACGTAGCAAAGTTTCAAAAACGAACATTTATTATTATTTTAAGAGCAAGGAGGAGCTGCTGCTCGCTATTGTTAATCAGTTGATAGCACATTACGAGCAGCGAATTAATTATATTGTGTCTCAAACTGAGCTCACCGTTCAGGAGAAATTAGAAGCGGTACTCCACATTTTAAGCGATACTATTGAACAAAATAACTACCTTGGCGGTTGTCCTTTCCTGACTCTGTATACACAGACGCCTATTGACGCGGTTGAAATTAGAGATAGAATCAAGAGTTTTTTTGAAAAACAGCTGCATGGTGTTGAATTGATTTTAGCCGAAGGGATTGCACGACAAGAACTAAAGGAAGAGCTGCCCGTTAAACAAATAGCTATGTTGATTGTCTCCTCTATTGAGGGTGCTCTCTTCTTGGCTCAAGCTTCTAACAACCAAGATATGATCAAAAATTTATTTCCTACTTTAGCTTCCATGCTAAAGTAA
- a CDS encoding GerAB/ArcD/ProY family transporter, producing the protein MEKAKISASQLFILMVLFELGTTLLLPIAMDAKQDSWLAILLGTVFSFVLFLIYHKLYSYYPDLLPTEYMQKILGKAVGSVLAFLYIFYFIYNVARVLRDIGEMLLTFAYPDTPLFIANALLILVIIYTVRKGIEVIARSGEIFFILMYILAITGFILIVCSGLIDITNLQPVLEEGIFPPLKVVFTQILYFPFSEAIVFTMILPYLKNPKKAKVTMLCASGLAGINLTITMLINISVLGVDLTERSQFPLLSTIQSIQVADFLERLDVFFMIALVTGGFFKISVLLYAAVIGTANLFKIKSSSQLSYPIGLIILFMSLTISSNFQEHLSEGLGIEMFVLYIPFSAIIPPLLLLVAFLKNRKKQRG; encoded by the coding sequence ATGGAAAAAGCCAAAATTAGTGCCAGTCAGCTTTTTATCTTAATGGTTTTGTTTGAGCTGGGTACTACTTTATTGTTACCTATTGCCATGGACGCAAAACAGGACTCTTGGCTTGCAATTCTGCTTGGAACGGTATTCAGTTTTGTTCTGTTTCTAATCTATCATAAACTTTACTCGTACTATCCAGATCTTTTACCTACAGAGTACATGCAAAAAATCTTAGGTAAAGCAGTAGGAAGCGTACTGGCCTTTCTTTATATCTTTTATTTTATCTATAATGTAGCAAGGGTTCTACGTGATATCGGCGAGATGCTGTTAACCTTTGCCTATCCCGATACCCCTTTGTTTATTGCGAATGCTTTATTGATTCTTGTTATTATTTATACGGTTCGCAAAGGTATCGAAGTAATAGCCCGATCAGGAGAAATCTTTTTTATACTCATGTATATCCTAGCCATCACTGGCTTTATTCTGATTGTATGTTCGGGGTTAATCGATATTACGAACTTACAACCAGTACTTGAAGAAGGGATATTCCCACCCTTGAAAGTTGTTTTTACTCAAATCTTGTATTTTCCTTTTAGCGAAGCGATTGTGTTTACTATGATTTTACCGTATTTAAAAAATCCAAAGAAGGCAAAAGTGACCATGTTATGCGCATCAGGATTAGCCGGCATTAACTTGACTATTACCATGCTTATTAACATTAGTGTACTTGGGGTTGATTTGACTGAACGTTCCCAGTTCCCTCTTCTTAGTACCATACAAAGCATCCAAGTAGCTGACTTTTTAGAACGGCTTGATGTGTTTTTTATGATTGCTTTAGTTACCGGTGGTTTCTTTAAAATAAGCGTGTTACTTTATGCGGCTGTCATAGGAACGGCCAACTTATTTAAGATTAAATCATCTTCACAACTGTCGTATCCTATAGGACTCATCATTCTATTTATGTCTCTGACTATCTCTAGTAATTTCCAGGAACACCTCTCTGAAGGATTGGGGATAGAAATGTTTGTTTTGTATATTCCCTTCTCTGCGATTATTCCTCCTCTGCTTCTTCTTGTTGCGTTCTTGAAAAATAGAAAGAAACAGAGAGGATAA
- a CDS encoding cold-shock protein produces MGRKNGTIKSYNFNKGYGFITTEDETELFVSYRSIEGNGYADLREGQKVSFEVETGQKGLEAVRVRVLD; encoded by the coding sequence ATGGGAAGAAAAAATGGAACAATCAAGTCGTACAATTTTAATAAAGGATATGGTTTTATTACAACAGAAGATGAAACTGAGCTTTTTGTTTCTTATCGCTCTATTGAAGGGAATGGTTATGCAGATCTGAGAGAAGGCCAAAAGGTTTCTTTTGAAGTAGAAACAGGTCAAAAGGGGCTAGAAGCAGTACGTGTACGGGTCCTAGACTAA
- a CDS encoding spore germination protein has protein sequence MPSFFKDRKQKKNRQQAHENRSTDFPIEQIQVSLSSNLNMIKQKTGNSSDVVIRQIKMGENNDVKTAIVYVDGIVDNQSIQEYLLQSMMKDDHKEEINQHNALDLLSEDMMTIGNISFITNLDDLFASLMAGDTLILIDGVDRALSASTKGGEKRSISESTTQMVVRGPKGAFTESLGTNTAMVRRIIKTPDLWMESLKVGRVTKTDVTLMYIHGIANDKVVKEIRQRLHGIDIDSILESGYIEQLIEDQTATPFPTMYNTERPDVVAGNLLEGRIAIFVDGTPFVLIAPAVFMQFFQSAEDYYARFDIATSIRLLRIFMFMISLIAPATYVAVTTFHQEMVPTTLIVAIAAQREAVPFPAFVEALLMELTFEILREAGIRLPKAIGSAVSIVGALVIGQAAVQASIVSPAMVIIVSITAIASFATPSFDMAISARLIRFLFMIGAATFGFYGIILCLLMMIVHLCSLRSFGVPYMAPFAPFIPVNNGDTVVRLPWWTLRQRPRLITANTVREGANQHPHPPASRGMINRDFEEGDNNEA, from the coding sequence ATGCCTTCGTTTTTTAAAGATCGCAAACAAAAAAAGAATCGCCAACAGGCTCACGAAAATCGAAGCACTGATTTTCCAATAGAACAGATACAAGTTTCATTATCGAGCAACCTTAATATGATTAAGCAGAAAACGGGAAATAGTTCAGATGTCGTTATTCGCCAGATAAAAATGGGGGAGAATAACGACGTGAAAACAGCCATTGTCTACGTAGATGGAATTGTAGATAATCAGTCGATTCAAGAGTATCTACTGCAATCTATGATGAAGGATGATCATAAAGAAGAAATAAATCAGCACAATGCGCTAGACCTGCTTTCTGAAGATATGATGACAATTGGAAACATCTCTTTCATCACTAACTTGGATGATTTGTTTGCATCTTTAATGGCAGGAGATACTCTTATTTTAATAGACGGAGTAGACCGAGCACTGAGTGCTAGTACCAAAGGTGGAGAAAAACGTTCTATTTCGGAATCCACTACTCAAATGGTAGTGCGAGGGCCAAAAGGAGCATTTACCGAGTCTCTTGGGACCAATACAGCGATGGTACGCCGCATCATTAAGACTCCCGATTTATGGATGGAGTCTTTAAAAGTTGGACGTGTAACAAAGACAGATGTGACGCTTATGTACATACATGGCATTGCCAATGATAAAGTCGTTAAAGAAATTCGTCAGCGATTACATGGAATTGATATCGATAGCATTTTGGAATCAGGTTATATTGAACAACTAATAGAAGATCAAACAGCTACCCCTTTTCCAACTATGTACAACACGGAAAGACCTGACGTTGTAGCCGGGAACCTGTTAGAGGGGCGGATTGCTATATTTGTGGATGGAACTCCTTTTGTACTGATTGCGCCAGCTGTGTTTATGCAATTTTTCCAATCGGCTGAAGATTATTATGCCCGGTTCGACATTGCAACCTCTATTCGTCTTTTACGTATTTTTATGTTTATGATTTCTCTCATTGCGCCTGCTACCTATGTCGCTGTTACAACCTTTCACCAGGAAATGGTGCCAACCACCCTTATTGTAGCCATTGCCGCCCAAAGGGAAGCTGTTCCCTTTCCAGCTTTTGTGGAAGCTCTTCTCATGGAACTAACCTTTGAAATCTTACGAGAAGCAGGGATACGCTTACCCAAAGCTATTGGTTCAGCCGTATCCATTGTCGGGGCCCTTGTAATTGGCCAAGCAGCTGTTCAAGCAAGTATTGTGTCACCAGCAATGGTTATCATTGTATCGATCACAGCCATTGCCAGTTTTGCCACACCTTCCTTTGACATGGCGATTTCAGCTCGCTTAATTCGTTTTTTGTTTATGATTGGTGCAGCAACATTTGGTTTCTACGGCATCATTTTGTGTCTTTTAATGATGATTGTCCATCTATGCAGCTTACGTTCATTTGGAGTACCCTATATGGCCCCATTTGCTCCCTTCATCCCCGTAAACAATGGAGATACCGTTGTAAGATTACCGTGGTGGACGCTGAGACAAAGACCGCGATTAATCACTGCTAACACGGTTCGAGAAGGGGCAAATCAACACCCACACCCTCCTGCGTCTCGTGGTATGATCAATCGCGATTTTGAAGAAGGTGACAACAATGAAGCGTAA